The Paramicrobacterium fandaimingii DNA segment GCGCGCCTCCCGAGCCTAACCGAACGCAGAACAGGCAGACAGAATGGACGCTCGCGGGCGAAGTGTCGGCAGACGCCTCAGCCGAGGGCGTCGAGCCCGCGGCATCCACAACCGCTGATCTCTCTGCTGACCTCGCCGCTGGAGTCACGACTGAGCAGGCAGACGACGGGCTCACGCAGCAGGTGCTTCATCTGGGCCGACCAGCCGGCGACAAGCCGGGGCCCTTCGACACAACACGCGTCTTCACCGGACGATTCGACGCCGTCACGCGCAGCGACGCCGGAATGCCCGGATTTCACAACACCCCAGATACCGACCCGGCACTCCCGGCGAACCGCGAGTGGGGCCGGGAGATCATTGCCCGCATGGAGGCATCGCGTCTCGGCATCGACAATGTTCAGGCAAACACGGTGACGGATGCTTCTGAGCTGGAGCGCATCATCGAGACGGTGCGAACCGCAGGTGCCGAGTGGGGCGCGAAATCGGGTGCCGAGCGCGGTGCCGTCATCGAGCGTGCCGGCGATGCGCTGTCCGCGCACCGCGACAGTCTTCTCGAAGTGATGGGCTCTGAGACGGGCAAGACCATCGCCGAGGGAGACCCCGAGGTGAGCGAGGCAGTCGACTTCGCCCACTACTACGGCGCGCAGGCACGCCAGCTCGACCGCGTGCAGGGCGCCGTCTTCGAGCCGTCGAAGCTCATCGTCGTGACGCCGCCGTGGAACTTCCCCCTCGCCATTCCGACCGGAGGGGTGCTCGCCGGGCTCGCGTCGGGCGCCGGCGTGATCATCAAGCCCGCACCGCAGGCCGAGCGGACCGCCGCGGTCATGGTGGAAGCGCTGTGGGAGGCCGGTGTTCCCCGCGAGTTGCTCGCCTATGTTTCCATCGAGGAGGGCGAGCTCGGCAAACAGCTCATCTCGCACGACGCGGTCGATCGTGTGATTCTGACCGGTGCGTGGGACACCGCCAAACTGTTCCGCTCGTGGAAACCGACGCTGCCGCTGCTGGCCGAGACGAGCGGCAAGAACGCACTCGTGGTGATGCCGAGCGCAGACATGGACCTCGCGGCGGCCGATCTCGTAAAGAGCGCTTTCGGTCACGCGGGGCAGAAATGCTCGGCATCCAGTCTGGTGATTCTCGTCGGTTCGGCTGCCAAGTCAGAGCGGTTCCACCGCCAGCTCGTGGATGCCGCCATGTCGCTGCGCGTCGGGTACCCCTCAGACCCGAGCGCACAGATGGGGCCGATCATCGAACCCGCAGAGGGCAAGCTGCTTCACGCCCTCACCGAACTCGGCGTCGGTGAAGAGTGGCTCGTCGAGCCGAAGCGCCTCGACCGGTCGGGGCAGCTGTGGTCTCCCGGCATCCGCACCGGTGTGAAGGCGGGGTCGTACTTTCACCTCACCGAGTTCTTCGGGCCCGTGCTCGGTGTCATGCACGCCCGAACCCTCGACGATGCGATTCGCTACGTCAATGCGATCGAGTACGGCCTCACCTCGGGGTTGCATACCCAGGATCCGAACGATCTTGCTGAATGGCTCGCCGGTGTTGAGGCCGGCAACCTGTACGTCAACCGAGGCATCACCGGCGCCATCGTGCAGCGTCAGCCGTTTGGCGGGTGGAAGCGCTCATCGGTCGGAGCGGGTACGAAGGCGGGCGGCCCGAGTTACCTGTATGGCTTGGGGTCGTGGCGTCCGGCGCGCGGAAGCTCCAGCTCGACACTTCACCTGCGCGGTCTCGACTCGCGCATCACGCGCCTGATTGAGTCGGCGCAGCCGTCGATGGAGTACGAGCAGTTCGATGTGCTGCGTCGCAGTGCGCTCTCGGACGCCGTGGCCTGGGCGAACGAGTACGGCGAAGTGACGGAGGCAACGGGGCTCGATGTGGAGCGCAACCTCCTGCGCTACCGCGCGATGCCCGTCGCGATCCGCGCAACAGTCGACGCTGCGCTCAGCGAGGTGCTGCGTGTCGTCGTCGCAGGGGTTCGCGCCAGGTCGCGGGTGACGGTGAGCACCGCAGCTGCGCTGCCGACAGCGGTGCTGCGGGTTCTCGATGGGCTGGGCGTCCCGGTCACCGTGGAGTCCGATGCCGAGTGGGTGCAGCGCACGGCGCATCCGCCGGTTCGTGCCGGTGAGGCGGATGGGTCGCGTGTTCCACGTGTGCGCCTTGTGGGGTCGGATGCCGAGCGGCGCGCTGCTCTTCACCGCGAGCTTGCCGACGCCGTGGAGGGCGACCCCGACCTCGCCATCTATGCCGGCCCCGTGACGCAGTCCGGCCGTGTGGAGATGCTGCCGTTCCTGCGTGAGCAGTCGATCTCGATTACGATGCATCGCTTCGGCACCCTCGACCCGTGGAGCAACGACGTCATCTAACGCTCTGGCTGCCCCATCTGACGCTCTGGCTGCCCCATCTGACGCACTGCCAGGTGCCCACCGTCGCGCCCAGTCTGCTCCCGGCCATCGCGGGCCATTTTCTGCTACTTCAGCTCGAGTTTTTCCAGCAGAAAGTGGCCCGCGGTCAATGGGACTTTTGGGAGGCGTGGATGCTGACCGCCAGGTGTGTGCAGGCACGGCCAGATGTGTGTGCAGGCACGGCCAGATGTGTGTGCAGGCACGGCCAGATGTGTGCAGGCATGCGATGCCGTGCACGCCGCCACGGCGCTGGCGTACGCATCGAGACGATTGCCTCGTCCGATGCGGCGTTCGACGGCATCCCGGGCCTGAACGCGTGGACTCTCTCGCCGGCTGAATTCCCGGATGCTGTTCCAGACACGCCCGTTACGGTGATCGTATGGGTATCTCACTGACGAGACTGGATCCGACCGGCAACGATCGCGACGCACTGATCGATTTCATGACGGGGAACGATTTCCCTTTCCACATGAACACGCAGCCCACGCGAGAAAGCGTCATGCGCGGCATCGACGACGGTGCGTACCGTGACGAGGACAACGACTCGTACTGGATCGACCACTCCGACGCAGGGCGGATCGGGTTCGCCCGGCTCGAAGATCTTTCGGAGTTTGCGCCGCTGTTCGACCTGCGCCTGAGCAGCGAGTTTCGTGAGCGTGGGTTCGGAGTGCCGGTGCTGCGCGCCATGACTGAGCTGGTGTTCACAAGCATGCCCGGCGTAACGCGGTTCGAGGGGCAGACGCGCGAAGACAACGCGGCGATGCGCCGCGTCTTCGCTCGAGCAGGCTGGGTGCTCGAGGCCTACTACCGTGAAGCATGGCCCGTACACGGGGCCGATCCTGTGGCCTCCGTCGCGTATTCGCGATTGCGACGAGACTGGACATCGGGCGAGACAACGCCCGTTCCCTGGAACGAACTGATCGGGTGAGTTCGCGGTCAGCGCAGTGCTGACGCGGCTCTTCTCTCGACTCCGTCTGGTCGCCGGGGCATAATCGAAATCATGGATGCTGTCGCGCCAGGCCCGCGCGCAAAGAAGCTCGTACTCGTCGTGGCGATCCTCGCTTCGTTCGTGTCGTTTCTCGACGGCTCGATCGTCAACGTTGCGCTGCCGGCAATTGAGAACGAGTTCGGCGGCGGCCTCGCCGTGCAGCAATGGGTCGTCGATTCGTACATGCTCACGCTCGGCGCGTTCATTCTGCTCGCCGGTTCGTTGTCTGACTCGTTCGGCCGCGGTCGCGTGCTCACCGCGGGACTCATCTGGTTCGGCATCACGTCGCTGCTGTGCGCGGTCGCGCCGACAGCATCCCTGTTGATCGTCGCTCGCGCTCTGCAGGGCATCGCCGCCGCGCTGCTCGTTCCGAGCTCACTTGCGATCATCACGTCGACATTCGACGACAACGAACGCGGCCGAGCGATCGGCACATGGACGGCGTGGACCGGAACAGCCATGATCATCGGCCCGCTGCTCGGCGGCGGGCTCGTCGACCTCGTCAGTTGGCGTCTGATCTTCGGCATCAACGTTCTTCCCATCGTCGTGACTCTTGTGCTCATGGTGCGGATGCCGCGACAGCCGCGCCCCGAGGCTGCAACGCGCGTCGACATTCTCGGCGCCGTGCTCGGAGCTGCGGGGCTCGGCGGTCTCGTGTTCGCGCTCATCGAGCAGCAGCGGTTCGGCTGGGTGAGCCCGATCGTCTTCATTCCGCTCGTGGTCGGCATCGCGGCATCCATCGCCTTCATCATCTGGCAGGCGAAGTCGAGGGCGCCGATGCTTCCGCTGAGCCTCTTTCGCGCACGCAACTTCTGGGTCGGCAACGTGGCGACGGTGTTCGTCTACGGCGCGCTGAGCTTCGGCACGTTCGTGATCGTCATCTACCTGCAGCAGGTCGCCGGATTCGCCGCAACCCTCGCCGGTGTCGCGCTCATGCCGCCGACGCTCGTGATGCTTGCGCTTTCCGGTCGCATGGGAGATCTGGCCAGCCGGTTCGGTCCGCGCTTCTTCATGAGTGTCGGCCCGATTGTCGCAGGGCTCGGGTTTGCGTTGATGCTCATGGTCGCGCCCGACATCAACTATTGGCTGCAGCTACTCCCCGGACTTCTGATCTTCGGCCTCGGTCTCTCGATCACCGTCGCCCCGCTGACGAGTGCCATTCTCGGGGCCATCGAACCGGCTCGAGCGGGAATAGCCTCGGCAGTGAACAATGCTGTCTCGCGCGTTGCGGGACTCGTGAGCGTCGCGTGTGCCGCCCTGATCATCGGCGGCACCCTCGATATCGACGGTTACCGGCGAGCGATGGCGGCGACGGCGATCATGCTCGTGGCGGGCGGAATCATCTCGGGCCTCGGCATCGTGAACAGGCGGCTCCCAGCGGACGCTGTGAATCTCCCAGACTCAGGCGGGTAGTGTTCCCCACCATGCTCAAAATCAGCCGAAGGATGCTGCCATGAGTCGGCGCGACGCGAATGAAGCGCCGGTGCGCCATGGCCGTCAGCCGCGTCGCAGCGGCCTGCGGACGACGCTGAAGGTGGCCATCGCGTCGGTGGCGGTGCTGGCGTTGACCGTTGTCGGCGTTGCCGCGTGGGGCGTCGCCGACATCTTCGGCCGGCTCGATCGCGGGGGAGTGTCGCTTCCGGGAAATTCCGGGCAGCCGGTCCCCGACGTCAACGCGATCGAGGGCGGCTTCAACCTTCTGCTTGTCGGCAGCGACAGCCGCGAGGGGCAAGGCGACGGCTTCGGCGATCCGAAGCAGCTCACGGGGCAGCTCAATGACGTCACGATCCTCGTGCACATCTCAGAAGACCACTCGAATGCGACGGCCATTTCGATTCCACGCGATACCTTCGTTGACGTTCCGGCGTGCCCGTACCCACAAGACGAAGACGGCACTGTTCCCGAGGGCGAGCAGCCTCCAGCCGGCATCCAGAAGGTGAACACCACACTGAAGCACGGCGGTCTCGGCTGTACGGCAGCGACAGTGCAAGAACTTACCGGGCTGACCGTGCACTACGCCGGCGCCATTCAGTTCAATGGCGTCACGGCCATGGCCAATGCGATCGGCGGCGTCGAGGTGTGCTTGAGTGAGCCCATCGTCGATCCGAAGACCAATCTTGATCTGCCGGCGGGCGACGTCACGCTGAAGGGCGAGACGGCGCTGCAGTTTCTGCGTACGCGCTACGGCGTCGGCGACGGCTCTGATCTCGGCCGCATCAGCAACCAACAGGTATACATGTCGGCGCTCATGCGCAAGATTCTGTCTGGGGAGACGCTCTCCAACCCGGTCAAGCTCTACAACCTGGCAAATGTCGCTGCCGACAACATGACGCTGTCGAACGAGCTCAGCAATCCCAACACCATGGTGTCGATTGCGTTGGCGCTCAAGGGCATGCCTACCGAGAACATCACGTTCGTGAAGTATCCCACCGGCTCGGGAATGCTCAATGGTCAGGAGGGCGAGATTCCGGTTGAGGCGGATGCCGCAGCCTTGCTCGACGCGGTGAAGGCAGACCGCAGCCTGTCCATCACGGGTGGTACCGGTGAATACGGCGCTGTGCCGAAGGACGGGGACTCCACCGAACCTCCTGCGGACGATGGCGAGACAACGCCCCCCGAGGATGATGCGACCGCTCCGCCCTCCACAGACGGCCCCGTCGAGCTGCCCGACAGCGTGAAGGGTCAGACGGCGGCGGACGAGACCTGCTCGAACGGAAACGGCTGACCTGAGATTGCGCCGAGCTGAGAGACTCGGGGTGCCGAGGTGCAAGGCAGCCTGTGTCTCGTAAGTGCGGCAGAGTTTCGTGGGTACGGCACCCACCTTGTTGATAAGATGTCCTTATGCAACTGGTCGACGAGTACTTCAACGCACAGCGGAGTGAAGGGATTTCACGCCTTCGCCGCGTGATTGCATTGCGAGCGATGATCGCGACCGGAATGACGCAGCGGCGTATCGCCGATGTGCTGGGAATCACTCAACCTGCAGTGAGTCAGCAGCTGAAGTTCGCACCGGATCTCGGCTCTGTGCACCCGGAGATGCTTCTTGAGTCTGCTGCGGAGATTCTCAAGACCGTGGCCGAAGAGCGCGGATACAGCAGTCTTGCGGTGTTTGGGTCGACCGCCCGCGGCGAAGCCGAGAGTGGGTCGGATATCGACCTCCTCGTTCAAGCACCGACGGGAACGTCGTCGTTCGCTTTCGTTCAGTTCAAGCAGCTGATTGAGCAGATCCTGGGGCGCAAGGTGGACCTCGTGTCGTACGGGGGTCTGAAGCCGCATTTGGATAACGATATTCGCGAAGAAGCAGTGCTCCTGTGATCAATCGTGCCGTGTCGAAGGAAGTACTTCACATACATGCATGGCTGCAGCGGGTCGCCGAAATTGTGCGGCACGGTCGAGAGGCCTATATGCGAGACGAGCTCTTGCAGGAGGCAGGCGATTCGCTGATGATGAAGTTGGGCGAAGCCGCAAAGAGGCTCTCTCGCCTCGAACTGCTCGCGCCCGATGGGGTGGATTGGTCGCTTGCCATTGCCAATCGCAACTTCATTATTCATCAATATGATGAAGTAGACCGAGAACAGACGTGGCTCACGCTCTCGCAAGATCTGCCTC contains these protein-coding regions:
- a CDS encoding nucleotidyltransferase domain-containing protein, which encodes MQLVDEYFNAQRSEGISRLRRVIALRAMIATGMTQRRIADVLGITQPAVSQQLKFAPDLGSVHPEMLLESAAEILKTVAEERGYSSLAVFGSTARGEAESGSDIDLLVQAPTGTSSFAFVQFKQLIEQILGRKVDLVSYGGLKPHLDNDIREEAVLL
- a CDS encoding HepT-like ribonuclease domain-containing protein; its protein translation is MINRAVSKEVLHIHAWLQRVAEIVRHGREAYMRDELLQEAGDSLMMKLGEAAKRLSRLELLAPDGVDWSLAIANRNFIIHQYDEVDREQTWLTLSQDLPRWHSSLRPLIEDAQIALGLS
- a CDS encoding bifunctional proline dehydrogenase/L-glutamate gamma-semialdehyde dehydrogenase; protein product: MAQASTQTLRQDLAREAVQLAHTWVRESADYPTDPAAERLAGVLKDPNGLPFTVGFVDGVMRPEDLFVAGYGLQKVAKLTPQFLPWYMRAAIACGGVLGPVIPGIVIPISRRVLREMVGHLVVDATPERLGPAIAQLRADGSRLNLNLLGEAVLGEKEAQRRFDGTLRLLERDDVDYVSIKVSSIVSQLSMWAFDEAVEHVVEKLIPLYQVAAEAEKRGHRKFINLDMEEYRDLDLTIAVFTHVLEHDDLKYLEAGIVLQAYLPDALSAMQQLTAWARVRRSGGGAPIKVRLVKGANIPMENVDAQVHGWPAAPYSSKQDTDANYKRVLEWSMTPENTDAVRVGVAGHNLFDVAYAWLLAKQRGVSDAVDFEMLLGMATGQAKAVRRVVGNLLLYTPVVNPHEFDVAISYLIRRLEENASTENFMSVVYELHENNTLLERETKRFLASIEELGRDGGAPPEPNRTQNRQTEWTLAGEVSADASAEGVEPAASTTADLSADLAAGVTTEQADDGLTQQVLHLGRPAGDKPGPFDTTRVFTGRFDAVTRSDAGMPGFHNTPDTDPALPANREWGREIIARMEASRLGIDNVQANTVTDASELERIIETVRTAGAEWGAKSGAERGAVIERAGDALSAHRDSLLEVMGSETGKTIAEGDPEVSEAVDFAHYYGAQARQLDRVQGAVFEPSKLIVVTPPWNFPLAIPTGGVLAGLASGAGVIIKPAPQAERTAAVMVEALWEAGVPRELLAYVSIEEGELGKQLISHDAVDRVILTGAWDTAKLFRSWKPTLPLLAETSGKNALVVMPSADMDLAAADLVKSAFGHAGQKCSASSLVILVGSAAKSERFHRQLVDAAMSLRVGYPSDPSAQMGPIIEPAEGKLLHALTELGVGEEWLVEPKRLDRSGQLWSPGIRTGVKAGSYFHLTEFFGPVLGVMHARTLDDAIRYVNAIEYGLTSGLHTQDPNDLAEWLAGVEAGNLYVNRGITGAIVQRQPFGGWKRSSVGAGTKAGGPSYLYGLGSWRPARGSSSSTLHLRGLDSRITRLIESAQPSMEYEQFDVLRRSALSDAVAWANEYGEVTEATGLDVERNLLRYRAMPVAIRATVDAALSEVLRVVVAGVRARSRVTVSTAAALPTAVLRVLDGLGVPVTVESDAEWVQRTAHPPVRAGEADGSRVPRVRLVGSDAERRAALHRELADAVEGDPDLAIYAGPVTQSGRVEMLPFLREQSISITMHRFGTLDPWSNDVI
- a CDS encoding GNAT family N-acetyltransferase, encoding MGISLTRLDPTGNDRDALIDFMTGNDFPFHMNTQPTRESVMRGIDDGAYRDEDNDSYWIDHSDAGRIGFARLEDLSEFAPLFDLRLSSEFRERGFGVPVLRAMTELVFTSMPGVTRFEGQTREDNAAMRRVFARAGWVLEAYYREAWPVHGADPVASVAYSRLRRDWTSGETTPVPWNELIG
- a CDS encoding DHA2 family efflux MFS transporter permease subunit, whose product is MDAVAPGPRAKKLVLVVAILASFVSFLDGSIVNVALPAIENEFGGGLAVQQWVVDSYMLTLGAFILLAGSLSDSFGRGRVLTAGLIWFGITSLLCAVAPTASLLIVARALQGIAAALLVPSSLAIITSTFDDNERGRAIGTWTAWTGTAMIIGPLLGGGLVDLVSWRLIFGINVLPIVVTLVLMVRMPRQPRPEAATRVDILGAVLGAAGLGGLVFALIEQQRFGWVSPIVFIPLVVGIAASIAFIIWQAKSRAPMLPLSLFRARNFWVGNVATVFVYGALSFGTFVIVIYLQQVAGFAATLAGVALMPPTLVMLALSGRMGDLASRFGPRFFMSVGPIVAGLGFALMLMVAPDINYWLQLLPGLLIFGLGLSITVAPLTSAILGAIEPARAGIASAVNNAVSRVAGLVSVACAALIIGGTLDIDGYRRAMAATAIMLVAGGIISGLGIVNRRLPADAVNLPDSGG
- a CDS encoding LCP family protein, which translates into the protein MSRRDANEAPVRHGRQPRRSGLRTTLKVAIASVAVLALTVVGVAAWGVADIFGRLDRGGVSLPGNSGQPVPDVNAIEGGFNLLLVGSDSREGQGDGFGDPKQLTGQLNDVTILVHISEDHSNATAISIPRDTFVDVPACPYPQDEDGTVPEGEQPPAGIQKVNTTLKHGGLGCTAATVQELTGLTVHYAGAIQFNGVTAMANAIGGVEVCLSEPIVDPKTNLDLPAGDVTLKGETALQFLRTRYGVGDGSDLGRISNQQVYMSALMRKILSGETLSNPVKLYNLANVAADNMTLSNELSNPNTMVSIALALKGMPTENITFVKYPTGSGMLNGQEGEIPVEADAAALLDAVKADRSLSITGGTGEYGAVPKDGDSTEPPADDGETTPPEDDATAPPSTDGPVELPDSVKGQTAADETCSNGNG